The following proteins come from a genomic window of Myroides odoratus DSM 2801:
- a CDS encoding DUF4919 domain-containing protein produces MLQKTITICLLLLSIVGFSQITDFKAPDYSSIEKDIQDTQSDYYYPQLMQQLKTGTTVLTASQYEHLYYGYVFQTAYNPYAVFSKDEELDTYYKKEPDMEDIPRLQILLREALDEFPFDFTAMMFLSYIYHLNGEEEKSELLSKHFEGFAKAIMASGDGLTCETGLHVIAVEHEHHMLQLFDLQHISQSFDGTCDFLALDPEYYTLPGIYFNVSQLQKKNPAILKSNK; encoded by the coding sequence ATGCTACAAAAGACAATTACCATTTGTTTATTACTCCTATCTATTGTAGGCTTTAGTCAAATTACGGACTTTAAAGCTCCTGATTATTCATCCATTGAAAAGGATATACAAGATACGCAATCGGACTATTACTATCCTCAATTGATGCAACAACTGAAAACAGGAACTACTGTCCTCACTGCAAGTCAATATGAGCATTTGTATTATGGTTATGTTTTTCAAACAGCCTACAATCCCTATGCCGTATTCTCAAAAGATGAAGAACTTGATACGTATTATAAAAAAGAACCAGACATGGAGGATATTCCTCGTCTACAAATTCTATTGCGAGAAGCATTGGATGAATTTCCTTTTGATTTTACTGCTATGATGTTTCTCTCTTATATTTATCACCTCAACGGGGAAGAAGAAAAATCGGAATTACTATCTAAACACTTTGAAGGGTTTGCAAAAGCAATTATGGCTTCTGGTGATGGGTTAACTTGTGAAACAGGACTACACGTTATTGCGGTTGAGCATGAACATCACATGCTTCAACTTTTTGACTTACAGCATATCAGTCAAAGTTTTGATGGTACGTGTGACTTCTTAGCTCTTGATCCAGAATATTATACCTTACCTGGAATTTATTTTAATGTGAGTCAGTTGCAGAAAAAGAATCCAGCAATACTAAAATCCAACAAATAG
- a CDS encoding Arm DNA-binding domain-containing protein — protein MEIHKLNLLFIISRSRTNKQGLAPINCRLTYKEQRKQFATGLFIKPIHWQNSEQRAHPPNEENNFINTQVSLIQKALFTFYSSKIRNKI, from the coding sequence ATGGAAATACATAAATTAAATTTGTTGTTTATTATTTCTAGGAGTAGAACAAATAAACAAGGCTTAGCTCCTATTAACTGTAGGCTAACCTATAAAGAGCAAAGAAAACAATTTGCTACAGGGCTATTCATAAAACCTATACACTGGCAAAACTCTGAACAAAGAGCCCATCCTCCCAATGAGGAAAACAATTTTATCAATACACAAGTAAGCCTGATACAGAAAGCTCTGTTTACTTTCTACAGTAGTAAAATTCGAAATAAAATTTAA
- a CDS encoding OmpA family protein, giving the protein MKKIALLFVAGVAFISCKQTPKEENTPVVEQQEEVPTTATETTTAVETTLDLTKIPYTTADIGDFPYLALPKGIKELNKPLLRAFDVCLFPVNGVMTEVEGRLYKANLTAESGEQFSERFFRRSMDDYLKSIGAVEIFDGSITQEEYDRYNKLDPHKGDEGDIGYAGEPIKFYIIRHKEQGDIYIQYTANNAAAKLNVLQTKAFEQTMTKITADEIAKSLAETGKSILYINFDHDQSTITPEGKEVVNEITAALQKNGQLTIAIEGHTDNVGDAAHNKKLSTARAQAVKAALIEQKIAATRLTAEGFGAERPLVANDSEANKAKNRRVELRKTN; this is encoded by the coding sequence ATGAAAAAAATAGCGTTATTGTTTGTTGCAGGAGTAGCTTTTATCTCGTGTAAACAAACGCCAAAAGAAGAGAATACTCCTGTGGTGGAACAACAAGAAGAGGTTCCTACAACAGCAACTGAGACAACAACAGCGGTAGAGACCACTCTTGATTTAACTAAAATTCCTTACACCACAGCAGATATTGGTGATTTCCCATATTTAGCTTTGCCAAAAGGAATAAAAGAACTAAATAAACCTTTATTGCGTGCGTTTGACGTTTGTTTGTTTCCTGTAAATGGTGTGATGACTGAAGTAGAAGGAAGATTGTATAAAGCCAACTTAACAGCTGAAAGTGGGGAGCAATTTTCGGAACGCTTTTTTAGACGCAGCATGGACGATTATTTGAAATCAATTGGAGCAGTAGAAATCTTTGATGGAAGTATTACACAAGAAGAATATGACCGATACAATAAGTTAGATCCACATAAAGGAGATGAAGGAGATATCGGATATGCAGGTGAACCCATTAAGTTTTATATCATTCGCCATAAAGAACAAGGAGATATTTACATTCAGTATACGGCAAATAATGCTGCAGCTAAATTGAATGTACTTCAGACAAAAGCGTTTGAACAAACCATGACCAAGATTACAGCAGATGAAATTGCTAAATCACTAGCAGAAACTGGAAAATCGATTTTGTATATCAACTTTGACCACGATCAATCGACGATTACTCCAGAAGGCAAAGAGGTAGTCAATGAAATTACTGCGGCCCTACAAAAAAATGGTCAATTGACGATTGCTATTGAAGGGCATACGGATAATGTTGGGGATGCTGCCCACAATAAAAAGTTATCCACTGCTCGTGCACAAGCGGTAAAAGCAGCTTTAATCGAGCAAAAGATCGCTGCTACTCGCTTAACTGCTGAAGGATTTGGCGCTGAACGTCCACTAGTAGCAAATGATTCAGAGGCTAACAAAGCTAAAAACAGAAGGGTTGAATTAAGAAAGACTAATTAA
- a CDS encoding TatD family hydrolase — MIFTDTHTHLYSDAFAEDRKETINRAISNGVTRFFIPAIDSSYAQAMFDLEAAFPDCIFLMMGLHPTDVKPETYKQELAFVEQELARRKYYAVGEIGVDLYWDKTTLSIQQEAFQQQIQLAKKHQLPINIHCRDAFDEVFEVLELEKDKALRGIFHCFTGTEEQAQQAMSYNLKLGIGGVATFKNGKIDQFLNKIPLEHIVLETDSPYLAPVPFRGKRNESAYILNIAERLSELYELPLETIANQTTANSKAVFGI; from the coding sequence ATGATTTTTACCGATACTCATACACATCTCTATTCAGATGCATTTGCGGAAGATCGCAAAGAAACAATAAATCGCGCAATATCAAATGGAGTTACGCGTTTTTTTATACCTGCTATCGATTCAAGCTACGCTCAAGCGATGTTTGATTTGGAAGCGGCGTTTCCTGATTGCATCTTTTTGATGATGGGCTTACACCCTACGGATGTAAAACCAGAGACGTATAAACAAGAGCTTGCCTTTGTAGAACAAGAGTTGGCTCGTCGGAAATACTATGCTGTTGGGGAAATTGGCGTGGATTTATATTGGGACAAGACCACATTATCCATCCAGCAAGAAGCTTTTCAGCAGCAGATTCAGCTAGCGAAAAAGCATCAATTACCGATTAATATTCACTGTAGAGATGCTTTTGACGAAGTTTTTGAAGTCTTAGAACTAGAAAAAGACAAGGCACTTCGGGGTATTTTTCACTGCTTTACGGGAACGGAAGAGCAAGCCCAGCAAGCCATGAGTTACAACCTCAAACTGGGAATTGGTGGTGTAGCTACTTTTAAGAACGGAAAAATTGATCAATTTTTAAACAAAATACCGTTAGAGCATATCGTATTAGAAACTGATTCTCCGTATCTTGCACCAGTGCCTTTTCGAGGCAAAAGAAATGAAAGCGCTTATATTCTCAACATAGCAGAAAGGCTATCCGAACTATACGAGCTTCCATTGGAAACAATTGCAAACCAAACGACTGCCAATTCAAAAGCAGTTTTTGGAATCTAA
- a CDS encoding DNA-deoxyinosine glycosylase, whose protein sequence is METGRIQSFQPLLSATPKVLILGTMPSVKSLEQQEYYGNKQNVFWKLLFAVFDVPLSTAYTDKVKLIQNHHLALWDVLQSCEREGSLDSAIKAEYPNNIQQLLQDYPSIQLIVFSSQNAAKYFKKHIRTAVGISMVTLPSPSGANARMTFDEKLKAWCSLKAWCE, encoded by the coding sequence ATGGAAACAGGGCGTATTCAATCTTTTCAACCTTTGCTCAGTGCTACTCCTAAAGTTTTAATTTTAGGTACGATGCCTAGTGTGAAATCTTTAGAACAGCAGGAATATTATGGTAACAAGCAGAATGTATTTTGGAAGCTTTTGTTTGCTGTTTTTGATGTACCCCTATCAACTGCGTATACAGATAAAGTGAAGTTGATTCAAAATCATCACCTAGCGCTTTGGGATGTTTTACAATCGTGTGAAAGAGAAGGGAGTTTAGATAGTGCAATTAAAGCGGAATACCCCAATAACATCCAGCAATTACTTCAGGATTACCCAAGTATTCAGCTGATCGTGTTCTCTAGCCAAAACGCAGCAAAATACTTTAAAAAACACATCAGAACAGCAGTTGGGATATCAATGGTAACCTTACCTTCTCCTAGTGGAGCAAATGCAAGAATGACTTTTGATGAAAAATTAAAAGCTTGGTGTAGTTTGAAGGCTTGGTGCGAATAA
- a CDS encoding GNAT family N-acetyltransferase — protein sequence MQTKQITVNDKTYTLHIAYQGNETLRTAFNAMTFDFWEFTFESYYQSGYWDDTCIIFSLFDGETIVAHTTLSLFQTQIQNQSLCLGQLGTVMTQPTHAMQGLSRFLMEYIIEAYRNTLDGYFLFANDTVLEFYPKFGFIAVPEFQATRSFQKQANAYEVKQLNLTHKEDLTLFQHYLKNGHTACRFDTQSFGLAHFYCYANPEFGFADAIFVLPELETLVVAQQEENTLLVYQAYYLQQNHIEEAINALATAQTTCIALGYTPTTSGYDFIPYKEEDLTLFVTPSLVPYFTEQQTMIPLLSHT from the coding sequence ATGCAGACCAAACAAATTACAGTAAACGACAAAACATACACTTTGCACATCGCTTATCAAGGGAATGAAACGCTGCGAACAGCGTTCAATGCGATGACGTTTGATTTTTGGGAATTTACATTTGAATCCTATTATCAATCTGGATATTGGGATGATACCTGTATTATTTTTTCTTTATTTGACGGGGAAACAATCGTTGCCCATACAACTTTGAGCCTATTTCAAACACAAATACAAAATCAATCGCTTTGTCTTGGTCAATTGGGAACTGTTATGACCCAGCCGACACATGCCATGCAAGGATTATCGCGTTTCTTAATGGAGTATATCATTGAGGCGTATCGCAATACACTGGATGGTTATTTCTTATTTGCCAATGACACCGTCTTGGAGTTTTATCCCAAATTTGGTTTTATCGCTGTTCCTGAATTTCAGGCCACAAGATCATTTCAAAAACAAGCGAATGCTTATGAGGTAAAACAACTCAATCTCACACACAAAGAGGATTTAACCTTATTTCAGCATTACTTAAAAAATGGGCACACAGCTTGCCGTTTTGACACCCAAAGTTTCGGATTAGCACATTTTTATTGCTACGCCAATCCCGAATTCGGATTTGCAGATGCTATATTCGTACTACCTGAATTAGAAACGTTGGTTGTTGCTCAACAAGAGGAGAATACTTTACTGGTATATCAAGCCTATTATTTACAGCAGAATCACATAGAAGAAGCAATAAATGCCCTAGCAACAGCACAAACAACGTGCATTGCGTTGGGTTATACCCCCACAACGAGTGGATATGACTTTATCCCATATAAAGAGGAAGACTTAACACTCTTTGTTACACCATCCCTTGTTCCTTATTTTACGGAACAACAAACCATGATTCCACTACTATCACATACCTAA
- a CDS encoding carboxylesterase family protein, whose amino-acid sequence MGLISFTLSAQPQAVLDQTSYQFWVNEPSAVQEKNPLVIFLHGRSLSGTNIDRVKRYGPLRGIEKGLKLPAYLVAPQLPSGPWNPDKVDEVVQYMIEHYAIDESRIYITGMSLGAYGTLKYASKYANRLAAAIAICGGGETQDACNLTNLPIKLIHGDKDFIVPLKESKKIMTAIQQCNAKAPVELQVVKGGNHGSVEDLYRHLDLYNWLFQYTKKE is encoded by the coding sequence ATGGGGTTGATTTCGTTTACGTTATCTGCACAACCCCAAGCTGTTTTAGATCAAACCTCATATCAATTTTGGGTCAATGAACCCAGTGCAGTACAAGAGAAAAATCCATTGGTTATCTTTTTACATGGGCGAAGTTTATCAGGAACGAATATTGATCGAGTGAAGCGTTATGGCCCACTAAGAGGTATTGAGAAAGGACTAAAATTACCGGCTTATTTGGTTGCTCCTCAATTACCTTCTGGACCGTGGAATCCCGATAAAGTAGATGAGGTGGTACAGTACATGATTGAACATTATGCCATCGATGAAAGTCGAATTTACATTACAGGGATGAGTTTGGGTGCCTATGGCACATTGAAGTATGCTAGTAAGTATGCTAATCGCCTTGCTGCTGCTATCGCCATTTGTGGGGGAGGAGAAACACAAGATGCTTGTAACTTAACCAATTTGCCGATTAAATTAATCCACGGAGATAAAGATTTTATTGTACCGCTGAAGGAGTCGAAAAAAATCATGACGGCTATACAACAATGCAACGCAAAAGCGCCTGTTGAATTACAAGTAGTCAAAGGGGGAAATCACGGTAGTGTAGAGGACTTATATCGCCATTTAGATTTATATAACTGGTTGTTTCAGTATACCAAAAAAGAATAA
- a CDS encoding DUF4240 domain-containing protein, whose translation MQTIEKTAEMLDEAQFWTIVEASLQHSDSQDTQEAYLIQALEKLTPKEIIGFRLRTDKLLYDTYNSAMWCAGYLMNGGCSDDGFEYFRNWLISRGKEVYEQAKVNPDTLISQKDKAEDDLFDFESFWYVALEAFENQTGEELYDYIDEDNFDTNEGNYPSFEFDWSDEEPASMQKLCPKLYEHFWN comes from the coding sequence ATGCAAACAATAGAAAAAACAGCAGAAATGCTCGATGAAGCTCAATTTTGGACTATCGTTGAAGCTTCTTTACAACACAGCGATTCCCAAGACACACAAGAAGCTTATTTGATTCAAGCCTTAGAGAAATTAACGCCAAAAGAGATTATTGGTTTTCGTCTGAGAACGGACAAACTTTTATATGACACCTATAATTCTGCTATGTGGTGTGCAGGATATTTGATGAATGGCGGTTGTTCAGATGATGGTTTTGAATACTTTAGAAATTGGTTAATTTCTAGAGGAAAAGAAGTGTATGAACAGGCAAAAGTCAATCCCGATACGCTTATTAGTCAAAAGGACAAAGCGGAAGATGATTTATTCGACTTTGAAAGCTTTTGGTATGTAGCCTTAGAAGCCTTTGAAAATCAAACGGGAGAAGAATTATACGATTATATCGATGAAGATAATTTTGATACCAATGAGGGCAACTATCCTTCTTTTGAATTTGATTGGAGTGATGAAGAACCTGCAAGTATGCAAAAACTTTGTCCTAAATTATACGAGCATTTTTGGAATTAA
- a CDS encoding helix-turn-helix domain-containing protein — protein sequence MKNIQVLTSQELFNLWNPTAIQQEGQIILSYCISGTARVTINTQAYNVVQGTLITLLPQSFVFTQQHSTDFECIHLVFNFQTIDEMILPTNYNFLSVLAQQPLLVLQQKDQVVFESYLALFQEHLSIESVFKPDALRYLLYSLIAHINRVYQQEEQAMQPSSRKDRIVFQFYNLLHQHYLVEKSVRFYADQLKLTPKYLTTLIRQRTGKSISKVITELVIIKAKTYLTATELPIYQIAEQLHFADSTTFCRYFKTYVGQSPMQHRLAYR from the coding sequence ATGAAGAATATTCAAGTGCTAACTTCTCAAGAACTCTTTAATTTGTGGAATCCTACTGCAATACAGCAAGAAGGACAAATTATTCTTTCGTACTGTATTTCGGGAACGGCACGTGTAACTATCAATACACAGGCGTATAATGTAGTTCAGGGAACACTAATCACTTTATTGCCTCAAAGTTTCGTTTTTACGCAACAGCACAGTACCGATTTTGAGTGTATTCATTTGGTGTTTAATTTTCAAACCATAGATGAGATGATTTTACCCACCAATTACAATTTTTTGAGTGTATTGGCTCAGCAACCTCTTCTTGTTTTACAACAAAAAGATCAAGTTGTTTTTGAATCATACCTCGCTCTTTTTCAGGAACACCTGTCTATTGAATCTGTTTTTAAACCCGATGCGTTGCGCTATCTTTTGTATTCCTTGATTGCCCATATCAATCGAGTATATCAACAAGAAGAACAAGCCATGCAACCGAGTTCGCGAAAGGATCGTATTGTGTTTCAGTTCTATAACTTACTGCATCAGCATTATCTTGTGGAGAAGTCTGTGCGTTTTTATGCGGATCAATTGAAGTTGACGCCGAAGTATTTGACGACTTTGATACGACAACGTACTGGGAAATCGATTTCTAAAGTTATTACGGAATTAGTTATCATCAAGGCTAAAACGTACCTTACCGCAACGGAATTGCCGATTTATCAAATTGCCGAACAGTTGCATTTTGCTGATTCGACTACATTTTGCCGTTATTTTAAAACCTATGTAGGGCAGAGCCCTATGCAACATCGCTTAGCGTATAGATAA
- a CDS encoding 1-acyl-sn-glycerol-3-phosphate acyltransferase, translating into MSKFDSIRHYHDHEVNEVLQRISKHPMVKALMGFTFPNKTEQQWMEDLSKVTSIQQFQEEFAYYSILRILEKSSNGLSTSGFEKLEKDTAYLYISNHRDIIMDTSLLNVTLKDHGLTMTASAVGDNLVQKSFLLALAKVNRNFLVRRKLTPRELLESSRLMSEYIHSLIVEENRSVWIAQREGRTKDGNDATHTGVLKMLGMDAGDENLMDYFKQLKIVPVSISYEYDPTDALKMPQLLAIANNEAYIKEKNEDFVNLYSGIIGQKKGIHIHVGDVIDTELDQIKAIADKPNKQLQALAQVIDHSIITNYHLWPTNYIAYDILNNTNKFADRYSEKEKQLFERRLELRVNKQEQKVVDNFLAMYANPVVNKLKLQDEQ; encoded by the coding sequence ATGTCTAAGTTTGATTCAATACGCCATTACCATGATCACGAGGTCAATGAGGTCCTACAAAGAATCTCTAAGCACCCTATGGTCAAAGCGTTAATGGGTTTTACTTTTCCAAATAAAACCGAACAGCAATGGATGGAAGATTTGAGCAAAGTAACCTCAATACAGCAATTTCAAGAGGAATTTGCCTATTATTCTATTCTGCGCATCTTAGAAAAAAGTTCGAATGGACTTTCAACTTCTGGTTTTGAGAAGTTAGAAAAAGATACGGCTTATTTATATATATCCAATCACCGTGATATCATCATGGATACGTCTTTACTGAATGTAACCTTAAAAGATCACGGCTTAACAATGACTGCTTCTGCCGTTGGAGACAACTTGGTACAGAAGTCTTTTTTATTGGCTTTAGCCAAAGTGAACCGAAACTTTTTAGTTCGTCGTAAACTAACACCAAGAGAATTATTAGAAAGTTCTCGTTTGATGTCAGAATACATTCACAGCCTTATTGTAGAAGAGAATCGTTCGGTGTGGATTGCACAGCGCGAAGGAAGAACGAAAGATGGCAATGATGCCACACACACAGGTGTTTTAAAAATGCTTGGTATGGATGCAGGTGATGAAAACTTAATGGATTATTTCAAACAGTTGAAAATCGTACCTGTTTCTATTTCTTATGAATATGACCCTACAGATGCCTTGAAGATGCCTCAATTATTAGCTATTGCGAATAATGAAGCGTACATCAAGGAAAAAAATGAGGATTTTGTCAATTTATACAGTGGAATTATTGGTCAAAAGAAAGGGATTCACATTCACGTTGGGGATGTGATTGATACGGAATTAGACCAAATCAAGGCCATTGCGGATAAACCCAATAAACAATTACAGGCCTTAGCTCAAGTGATTGACCATTCAATCATCACCAATTACCACCTATGGCCGACTAATTATATCGCGTACGATATTCTAAATAATACGAACAAATTTGCGGATCGCTATAGCGAGAAGGAAAAACAGTTGTTTGAACGTCGTTTAGAACTACGCGTAAACAAACAGGAGCAAAAAGTGGTCGATAACTTCTTAGCGATGTATGCAAATCCTGTAGTGAATAAATTAAAGTTACAAGATGAACAATAA
- a CDS encoding asparaginase: protein MNNKPAILLIYTGGTIGMVKDFKTGALRAFNFNQLVERIPELHLLDCAIETYSFDVPIDSSDMQPDLWVQMASIVEDNYDRFDGFVILHGSDTMSYSASALSFMLENVHKPVILTGSQLPIGDLRTDAKENLITAIQIAALQENNTPVIQEVCLYFEYKLYRGNRTSKVSAELFNAFTSPNVPHLAESGVNLRINHSLLIQKSLSLPLTVHKKMSRNVMILRLFPGIQQQVLEAILAIPNLEGIILETYGSGNAPTEPWFLETLRCATQKGLKVINVTQCSSGSVMMGKYETSTELKEIGVISGKDITTEAAITKLMFLLAQPDIVDFKLAFETPICGEMEV from the coding sequence ATGAACAATAAGCCAGCTATCTTACTAATCTATACGGGTGGGACAATCGGTATGGTTAAAGATTTTAAAACGGGTGCTTTGCGTGCGTTTAACTTTAATCAATTGGTTGAACGCATTCCCGAATTGCATTTGTTGGATTGTGCTATAGAAACCTATTCGTTTGATGTACCGATTGACTCATCGGATATGCAACCGGATTTATGGGTACAAATGGCGAGCATTGTAGAAGATAATTACGACCGTTTTGATGGATTTGTGATTTTACACGGTTCAGATACGATGTCGTATTCGGCTTCAGCTTTGAGTTTTATGTTGGAGAATGTTCACAAACCTGTTATTTTAACGGGTTCTCAATTGCCTATTGGAGATTTGCGCACGGATGCAAAAGAAAATCTAATTACGGCTATCCAAATTGCAGCTTTACAAGAAAACAATACCCCTGTCATTCAAGAGGTTTGTTTGTACTTTGAATATAAATTATACCGCGGAAACCGCACATCTAAAGTAAGTGCGGAGTTATTTAATGCCTTTACCTCTCCCAATGTTCCGCATTTAGCAGAATCAGGGGTGAATTTGCGTATCAATCATTCGTTATTGATACAAAAATCGCTATCTTTGCCGCTGACCGTTCATAAAAAAATGTCACGCAATGTGATGATTTTGCGTTTGTTTCCAGGTATTCAACAACAGGTTTTGGAGGCTATATTGGCCATCCCAAATTTAGAGGGAATTATCCTAGAGACTTATGGTTCAGGGAATGCACCTACAGAACCGTGGTTCTTAGAAACATTGCGCTGTGCCACACAGAAAGGACTTAAGGTGATCAATGTGACCCAGTGTTCTAGTGGTAGCGTTATGATGGGGAAATATGAAACGAGTACAGAATTGAAAGAGATTGGTGTTATTTCTGGGAAAGATATTACAACAGAAGCAGCGATTACCAAATTGATGTTCTTATTGGCTCAACCCGATATTGTAGATTTTAAATTAGCTTTCGAAACGCCGATTTGTGGCGAAATGGAAGTATAA
- a CDS encoding GNAT family N-acetyltransferase, whose amino-acid sequence MLDFNFTTSPILETERLILRQTNLGDAQGMFAMRSSAEVMQYIPVPLATELKEAEDYINSLQERMENKECVNWTITLKENGEMIGTIGFYRMKLQHYRTETGYMLLPQYYGKGYASEAVQRLVEYGFDDFGFHSIEAIIYPDNVGSQRVLEKCGFVREAYFKENEFHNDKFVDTAVYSIVAG is encoded by the coding sequence ATGTTAGATTTTAATTTTACTACCTCTCCTATATTAGAAACAGAACGTTTAATCCTACGTCAAACCAATTTAGGAGATGCTCAAGGCATGTTTGCGATGCGTTCCAGTGCAGAAGTGATGCAATATATTCCCGTTCCATTAGCAACGGAGCTCAAAGAAGCAGAAGATTATATCAATTCCCTACAAGAACGAATGGAAAATAAGGAATGTGTCAATTGGACCATCACCTTAAAAGAGAATGGTGAAATGATTGGAACGATCGGGTTTTATCGCATGAAATTACAACATTATCGCACGGAAACGGGGTATATGTTACTCCCTCAATACTATGGCAAGGGCTATGCTTCGGAAGCAGTACAACGATTAGTTGAGTATGGATTTGATGATTTTGGATTCCATTCCATTGAAGCAATCATTTACCCAGATAATGTAGGTTCACAACGCGTGTTGGAAAAATGTGGATTCGTCCGAGAAGCTTATTTTAAAGAAAATGAATTCCATAACGATAAGTTTGTGGATACAGCTGTTTATTCGATAGTGGCTGGATAA
- a CDS encoding DUF3109 family protein has protein sequence MFQIGSALVSEDILEKEFVCNLTACKGQCCIDGDAGAPVEKEETAILDEIFETVKPYLRPEGIAAIEQQGTYILGEDGEFETPLIHGGECAYVIYDNGMALCGIEKAYLEKKIDWKKPISCHLYPIRIKEYSSFSAVNYHKWHICSDACALGKELEVPVYKFLKDPLTRKYGSEWYEELELVAKEYYKK, from the coding sequence ATGTTTCAAATTGGTTCAGCCTTAGTATCGGAAGATATTTTAGAAAAAGAATTTGTGTGCAATCTAACGGCTTGTAAAGGTCAGTGTTGTATTGATGGAGATGCGGGAGCGCCCGTAGAGAAGGAAGAAACGGCTATTTTGGATGAAATATTTGAAACGGTAAAACCTTATTTACGTCCTGAAGGTATTGCGGCTATTGAACAACAAGGAACCTATATCCTAGGTGAAGACGGGGAATTTGAAACTCCTTTAATTCACGGTGGTGAATGTGCCTATGTTATTTATGATAATGGCATGGCTTTATGCGGGATTGAAAAGGCGTATTTGGAAAAGAAAATCGATTGGAAAAAACCGATTTCTTGTCACCTATACCCTATTCGAATCAAGGAATATTCTTCTTTTTCTGCAGTGAATTACCACAAATGGCATATTTGTAGCGATGCTTGTGCTTTAGGAAAAGAACTAGAAGTTCCAGTATACAAATTTTTAAAAGATCCTTTGACGCGAAAATACGGTTCTGAGTGGTACGAAGAACTGGAATTAGTAGCCAAAGAATACTATAAGAAATAG
- a CDS encoding retropepsin-like aspartic protease, with the protein MENYKDWLKKERYKQIRFKIARTNHLFVRVKVNGVWGDFILDTGASNSCIDFQSIDHFNLTTSESETRASGAGANGMLTQVSYHNEIQMGRWKKDNFNFVLLDLSHVNTALTEYKTKNVHGIIGSDVFALGQAILDYGQQTLYVK; encoded by the coding sequence ATGGAAAACTATAAAGATTGGTTAAAAAAAGAACGCTATAAACAAATCCGCTTCAAAATAGCGCGAACAAACCACCTTTTTGTACGTGTAAAAGTAAATGGAGTATGGGGAGATTTTATCTTAGATACGGGCGCATCTAATAGCTGTATCGATTTTCAAAGCATCGACCATTTTAATTTAACTACTTCAGAATCAGAAACAAGAGCGTCTGGTGCTGGAGCAAATGGCATGTTGACTCAAGTGAGCTACCATAATGAAATTCAAATGGGACGATGGAAAAAAGATAATTTCAATTTTGTCTTGTTGGATTTGAGTCATGTGAATACCGCACTCACAGAGTATAAAACCAAAAATGTCCACGGAATTATAGGGTCTGATGTGTTCGCATTAGGTCAAGCAATTCTCGACTACGGACAACAGACCCTATACGTGAAGTAA